In one Scomber japonicus isolate fScoJap1 chromosome 6, fScoJap1.pri, whole genome shotgun sequence genomic region, the following are encoded:
- the vwa7 gene encoding von Willebrand factor A domain-containing protein 7, with product MSEVGRRRIWQRSGRQMHCFILVYLLLLALPCMGFLPTFWSGVLTLSWDSYTHQYITEQAILNVTLETLGGTEKHQESHADEQTRLGRSFWRSVREVVNSNADMDFLNPQKSNPVYHFDSEHVESATVVLRELWAEILILVQAKNYPIARHRLGQLFHSLQDFYSHSNWVEMGQRSIYLHLLHPEEPAIPVAEKNTPTCMECFSFTCRNNLLPKMISIQKDPQLTTGYFGTSSPKPRGKCSHGGIWDSSHQEEAKGGINKDSTSPLFSPHHYLHVEAATLATEATQTVLRDLRDQVGYKSFLKLFSVKEVPALVFVIDTTGSMGDEIFAARRRAHSIIQRRASTGQPCTYLLVPFHDPGFGPVFKTEDPQQFMQHLTNLEALGGGDEPEMCFSAIQLALTHSLPMSEIFVFTDASPKDAHLIDAVKALTLEKQCTVTFLLTDDQNSTTESRGKGRKRRKKRSETLPLDRFSLYFSLSSLSGGLTVITTNSDIHSVSSIVEDNIAADKVTLLHKESDKALMSPHSFRVDSSIKSVTLHITGILKECILINPLGQTQSLLTEQGPLAELEHFKGLYRIRLLAPIQSGQWNLSTKCEGHITFNVIGDSSIDFLYYFATVTNDTHPGLARVEGSPVAGVSAFLVVAVTGMAPGVEASLNVTLLGTKGESLKRVLLNSSTSSSSPSHSTRELVGWVDSVPEVPFSVKLTGQDSEESKLERVSTEMVQPTHVQIQVLSFPRLVPGHSTVVRFNILNHGPARSFNLTANDDCGYLHTKELPRFRVDAQGSFQGEVHLHTPPTAHAGATVSLTLNVRDLKSPDSNYAVAYLTVVPLDTDTSPPFCFAERVQSSCPPTCNKSNWTISLAVSDRGHSGLAALQLEKGEGTLTLFLNPPPTGERLKEVKRGSDQHQAHRDQTTSGGQDDHHKARIQKGDPPLNVSKWVGSSEPLWLRYTSSCCFAEAELLVWDTAGNMKRCHLTSGEQRQLKGSSTKTSGPRQITLAAFFFLVFGLPWFPLL from the exons ATGTCAGAGGTGGGCAGAAGAAGAATTTGGCAAAGGAGTGGGAGGCAGATGCACTGTTTTATTCTTGTTTACCTTCTCCTCCTGGCTTTACCGTGCATGGGCTTCCTTCCAACATTTTGGTCAGGAGTGTTAACACTGTCCTGGGACTCGTACACACACCAGTACATCACAGAGCAGGCCATCCTCAATGTCACCCTGGAGACTCTGGGGGGCACTGAAAAACACCAGGAAAGCCATGCAGATGAACAG ACCAGACTGGGCCGTAGCTTCTGGAGATCCGTGAGAGAAGTGGTGAATTCCAACGCGGACATGGACTTCCTGAACCCCCAAAAGTCCAACCCAGTGTACCACTTTGATTCAGAGCATGTGGAAAGTGCCACGGTGGTGCTGCGGGAGTTATGGGCTGAGATTCTGATCTTAGTGCAGGCTAAAAACTACCCAATTGCCCGTCACAGATTGGGCCAACTATTTCACTCCCTGCAG GACTTCTATAGCCACAGTAACTGGGTGGAGATGGGACAGCGCTCCATCTACCTGCACCTGCTGCATCCAGAGGAGCCTGCCATCCCTGTTGCTGAAA AAAACACTCCTACCTGTATGGAGTGCTTCAGCTTCACCTGCCGAAACAACCTCCTGCCAAAAATGATAAGCATACAGAAAGACCCCCAGCTTACCACTGGCTACTTCGGCACTTCCTCTCCAAAACCTCGGG gcaAATGTAGTCATGGAGGTATTTGGGACAGCAGCCACCAGGAGGAGGCGAAAGGAGGCATCAACAAGGACAGCACCTCACCTTTATTCTCCCCTCACCATTACCTCCATGTGGAAGCTGCCACTCTGGCTACTGAGGCAACCCAGACTGTACTGAGAGACCTCAGAGACCAAGTTGGCTATAAATCCTTCCTCAA ACTTTTCAGTGTGAAGGAGGTCCCTGCATTGGTATTTGTCATTGACACCACGGGCAGCATGGGTGATGAGATCTTTGCTGCTCGCCGACGGGCCCATTCTATCATCCAGAGACGAGCCAGCACTGGTCAGCCGTGCACCTATCTGCTTGTGCCCTTCCATGACCCAG GCTTTGGACCAGTGTTTAAGACTGAAGACCCACAACAGTTCATGCAGCATCTGACCAACCTGGAGGCACTTGGAGGGGGAGATGAACCAGAGATGTGCTTCTCTGCCATTCAG ctggCTCTTACTCACAGTCTTCCGATGTCAGAGATCTTTGTATTCACTGATGCATCCCCTAAAGACGCCCACCTGATTGATGCGGTGAAGGCCCTCACACTTGAGAAACAGTGCACG GTGACATTTCTCCTAACTGATGACCAAAACTCCACAACTGAGAGCAGGGGGAAAggcaggaagaggagaaagaagaggagtgAAACTTTGCCTCTTGATCgtttctctctttacttctcCCTGTCTTCTCTGTCAGGAGGGCTGACAGTAATCACCACCAACTCTGACATCCACAGTGTCTCCTCCATAGTGGAGGATAACATCGCTGCTGACAAG GTGACCCTCCTCCATAAGGAGAGTGACAAAGCGTTGATGTCCCCCCATTCCTTCAGGGTTGACAGCTCCATAAAAAGCGTCACCCTACACATCACTGGCATCCTGAAAGAGTGTATCCTTATAAATCCTTTAG GCCAAACCCAGTCTCTGCTGACCGAGCAAGGCCCTCTTGCAGAGTTGGAGCACTTTAAGGGTCTGTACCGCATCCGCCTGCTTGCCCCTATCCAGTCAGGCCAGTGGAATTTGTCAACCAAGTGTGAGGGACACATCACATTCAATGTGatag GTGACAGCAGCATAGATTTCCTTTATTACTTTGCCACTGTAACCAATGACACACACCCGGGTCTGGCAAGGGTGGAGGGCAGTCCTGTTGCAG GTGTCTCAGCCTTTCTGGTGGTGGCTGTGACAGGAATGGCTCCAGGCGTGGAGGCCTCTCTGAATGTGACATTGCTTGGAACTAAAGGAGAGAGTCTCAAGCGGGTGTTGCTAAattcctctacctcctcctcctcaccatccCACTCTACAAGGGAGCTGGTTGGGTGGGTGGACTCTGTTCCCGAAGTTCCCTTCTCTGTCAAACTCACAGGCCAAGACAGCGAAGAAAGCAAGCTAGAGAGGGTTTCCACAGAGATGGTGCAGCCAACTCACGTTCAGATACAG gtgTTGTCTTTTCCCCGCCTGGTACCTGGTCACAGCACAGTGGTGCGCTTCAACATCCTGAACCACGGCCCAGCCCGATCCTTCAATTTGACTGCTAATGATGACTGTGGATATCTTCATACAAAAGAACTTCCCAG GTTCCGTGTTGATGCACAAGGGTCTTTCCAGGGTGAGGTGCACCTCCACACTCCTCCCACTGCTCACGCAGGAGCAACCGTCAGTCTGACGCTCAACGTGCGTGATCTTAAGTCCCCTGACTCAAATTACGCAGTGGCCTACTTGACTGTGGTTCCCCTG gATACTGACACGTCCCCTCCATTCTGCTTTGCTGAACGAGTGCAGTCTTCCTGCCCTCCTACTTGCAATAAGTCAAACTGGACTATTTCTCTGGCTGTGTCAGATAGGGGGCACTCTGGCCTTGCTGCTCTCCAGCTAGAGAAGGGTGAAGGCACACTGACTTTATTCCTCAACCCTCCACCCACAGGGGAAAGGCTGAAAGAGGTGAAGCGTGGCTCCGACCAGCATCAGGCACACAGGGATCAGACAACCAGTGGAGGCCAGGATGATCACCATAAGGCCAGAATACAGAAAGGAGACCCCCCTTTGAATGTGTCTAAATGGGTGGGCTCATCTGAGCCACTGTGGTTGAGGTACACATCCAGCTGCTGCTTTGCTGAGGCTGAGCTGCTGGTTTGGGACACTGCTGGAAACATGAAACGCTGCCATCTAACATCTGGAGAGCAGAGGCAGCTAAAAGGCAGCAGCACAAAAACCAGTGGACCAAGACAGATTACACTTGCAGCCTTCTTTTTCTTAGTGTTTGGCCTGCCATGGTTTCCTCTGCTTTAG